A stretch of Paraburkholderia phenazinium DNA encodes these proteins:
- a CDS encoding SDR family oxidoreductase, with protein sequence MMKMTGRTILITGGTSGIGLELARQLIARGNTVIVTGRDLDRLEAARQAVPGLHAFQSDVSDPTSVESLYETVSGQFPALNTLMNNAGTMRNIKLGQQHRLSDLTAEVDGNLRGPMWMIQAFLPLLLKQNDSLIVNVSSGLAFIPFPAAPIYSASKAALHAYTQCLRAQLTDTCVSVVELAPPGTETPLFQGEFAEEMKGEKGMNVSVLAKRAIAGIEAGKLEIRPGVSNILKIASRVAPHFMFRQMVKLGRPKPASV encoded by the coding sequence ATGATGAAGATGACCGGAAGAACCATATTGATTACGGGAGGGACCAGCGGGATTGGTCTGGAGTTGGCAAGGCAATTGATCGCTCGGGGTAACACGGTGATCGTCACCGGACGGGATCTCGACAGGCTGGAGGCGGCGCGGCAAGCCGTGCCGGGACTCCATGCTTTTCAAAGTGACGTTAGCGATCCGACGAGTGTCGAGTCGTTGTACGAAACCGTGTCTGGCCAGTTTCCAGCGTTGAACACATTGATGAACAACGCGGGAACGATGCGCAATATCAAACTGGGGCAGCAGCATCGGTTGAGTGATCTGACCGCTGAAGTCGACGGAAATCTGAGAGGACCCATGTGGATGATTCAGGCTTTCCTGCCTCTGCTCTTGAAGCAGAACGACAGCCTGATTGTGAACGTGTCATCAGGTTTGGCGTTTATTCCTTTTCCTGCGGCTCCGATATACAGTGCGTCAAAAGCCGCGCTTCACGCCTACACGCAGTGCCTGAGGGCGCAGTTGACGGACACCTGCGTGTCCGTAGTCGAATTGGCCCCTCCGGGCACCGAAACACCGCTATTTCAGGGCGAGTTTGCCGAGGAAATGAAGGGCGAAAAAGGCATGAATGTGAGCGTGCTCGCCAAGCGTGCCATTGCGGGTATCGAGGCTGGAAAACTCGAAATTCGCCCAGGCGTGAGCAATATATTGAAGATCGCCAGCCGCGTTGCACCGCACTTCATGTTCCGGCAAATGGTAAAACTTGGCCGTCCGAAGCCGGCCAGCGTCTGA
- the argC gene encoding N-acetyl-gamma-glutamyl-phosphate reductase, with protein sequence MSSPLVFIDGDQGTTGLQIHERLRDRTDMRLFTLPAAERKDPRRRAEAINACDIAILCLPDDAARKAVDAIVNPAVRVIDASSAHRTHPDWTYGFPEMAPGQPERIANAHRVTNPGCYPTGAIGLLRPLLQAGLIPGGYPVSIHAVSGYSGRGRAGVEEHEGPGSVDAPAYQVYGLELAHKHTPEIQRHAELTQRPLFVPAYGAFRQGIVLTVPLELRLLAPGVDGAALHTCLARHYDGMAHVRVSPQEESRAVKHLDPQVLNGTNDMNLSVFLNQEHGHVLLSAVFDNLGKGASRAAVQNLDLMLTHS encoded by the coding sequence ATGAGCTCTCCCCTTGTTTTCATCGACGGTGACCAAGGCACCACCGGGTTGCAGATTCACGAACGGCTGCGCGACCGGACCGACATGAGACTCTTTACGCTTCCCGCTGCGGAGCGTAAGGATCCCCGGCGCCGTGCCGAGGCCATCAATGCCTGTGACATTGCCATTCTCTGCCTGCCCGACGACGCCGCGCGCAAGGCGGTAGACGCCATCGTCAATCCCGCCGTCAGAGTTATCGACGCAAGCTCCGCCCACCGCACGCACCCGGACTGGACATACGGCTTTCCAGAAATGGCTCCGGGACAGCCGGAGCGGATCGCGAACGCACACCGGGTCACCAACCCTGGTTGCTATCCGACCGGCGCGATAGGTCTGCTGCGGCCTCTGTTGCAAGCCGGACTCATACCCGGCGGTTATCCGGTCAGCATTCATGCGGTGTCCGGCTACTCCGGACGCGGGCGAGCCGGCGTGGAGGAACATGAGGGGCCGGGCTCCGTCGACGCCCCCGCCTACCAGGTGTATGGTCTGGAACTCGCGCACAAGCACACCCCGGAAATCCAGCGGCACGCGGAGCTCACGCAGCGGCCCTTGTTCGTCCCTGCGTATGGTGCGTTTCGCCAGGGCATCGTGCTGACGGTGCCCCTGGAGCTGCGGCTGCTGGCGCCTGGCGTCGACGGCGCCGCGTTACACACATGCCTCGCGCGCCACTATGACGGCATGGCCCACGTGCGCGTCTCGCCGCAGGAGGAATCGCGCGCCGTAAAGCACCTCGATCCGCAAGTGCTAAACGGTACGAACGACATGAACTTGAGTGTGTTTCTCAACCAGGAACACGGACACGTGCTGCTATCCGCCGTTTTCGATAATCTGGGCAAAGGGGCGTCGCGTGCTGCGGTTCAGAACCTGGACCTGATGCTCACACATTCATAG
- a CDS encoding LysR family transcriptional regulator, translated as MREISLDRLRTLVAIADRGSFADAARALHLAPPTVSLHIAELEDRIGAPLLSRKRGNVRPSAIGEVLVERARRLLADTEQALDDVQRQVQGLAGRVRLGASTGAIAHLLPQALDVLRQDHPAIDIQVAVLTSQETLTRLAGGTLDVGLVALPQPPAAGLVIKPWRRDPVMAFVPAHWRCPARVTPEWLAAQPLILNDATTRLSRLSAEWFASAGHHPAPRIQLNYNDAIKSLVAAGYGAALLPHEASTPLPDRRVVMRPLRPALWRRLGIAHRAGYVERSTQHVLDVLWDLRLR; from the coding sequence ATGCGAGAGATCAGCCTGGACCGTTTGCGCACCTTGGTTGCCATTGCCGACCGCGGCTCGTTTGCCGATGCGGCGCGCGCGTTGCACCTGGCGCCTCCGACCGTCAGCTTGCATATCGCAGAACTCGAAGACCGCATTGGGGCGCCGCTCCTGTCACGCAAGCGCGGAAACGTAAGGCCGTCGGCGATCGGCGAGGTGCTGGTAGAGCGCGCGCGTCGACTGCTGGCCGATACGGAGCAGGCATTGGACGATGTTCAACGCCAGGTGCAGGGCCTTGCAGGACGCGTGCGACTCGGTGCGTCGACCGGTGCAATCGCACATCTGTTGCCGCAAGCCCTGGATGTGCTGCGGCAGGACCATCCCGCTATCGACATTCAGGTTGCGGTCCTCACTTCGCAGGAAACGCTAACCCGACTGGCGGGAGGGACACTGGATGTTGGGCTGGTCGCGCTGCCTCAGCCTCCGGCGGCTGGACTCGTGATAAAGCCATGGCGTCGCGACCCTGTCATGGCTTTTGTGCCGGCGCATTGGCGGTGTCCGGCTCGCGTCACGCCGGAATGGCTCGCTGCTCAGCCGCTTATTCTTAATGACGCCACCACGCGTCTCTCGCGATTGAGTGCGGAGTGGTTCGCGAGCGCCGGTCACCATCCTGCGCCGCGCATCCAGCTTAACTACAACGACGCGATCAAGAGTCTGGTCGCAGCGGGTTACGGCGCAGCGCTGTTGCCCCACGAGGCTAGTACTCCATTGCCCGACAGGCGCGTCGTTATGCGTCCTCTGCGCCCTGCGTTGTGGCGCCGGCTCGGCATCGCACATCGTGCGGGGTATGTCGAGCGTTCCACACAACACGTACTTGATGTGTTGTGGGATCTGCGATTGAGATAG
- a CDS encoding methyl-accepting chemotaxis protein: MVKSSVSSKLLSVVILLVLSMVSLSVFFLVKLNESNARSAEMYERDFRDVLTIGEVDGLLTRSDINILRMIAIGDPASIAIWKQENNDRFAAVDKALNELTAHDDGTQASVIANLQSAYQRMQAGMKHQVERIEAGDIKGGAEVNRLEVKENANQVFSILTAMKQHVQSAAQAKLIDEQTAASHLRILSIVIVALVSLLAMIVGIRVVRSVTTALQTALDVANHIAAGKLGNDIVNVSLDESGQLLDALKKMDRQLSDTVRGIKATTESVTVASREIASGNTDLSARTEQQASSLEETAASMTQLTETVKQNADNARQANALATHATDIADAGNDSVQAMVGTIGEISSSSSKISEITGVIEGIAFQTNILALNAAVEAARAGEQGRGFAVVASEVRSLAQRSAAAAKEIKELISSSVTTIYEGAQQATEVSATMGRVKQAIKQVSDIVGEIAAASEEQSRGIEQVNQAVSQMDEVTQQNAALVEQAAAAAQSLEEQAISLKDAVAVFKVADTGQFASHVATPQSKPRLPAPKAPAVRRTEPQKPKAAARAPEADRHATAVGDTGKTDWETF, translated from the coding sequence ATTGTGAAATCAAGTGTCAGTAGTAAGCTTTTGTCCGTGGTTATCCTGCTTGTGCTTAGCATGGTGAGCTTAAGCGTGTTTTTTCTCGTCAAGCTCAACGAGTCTAACGCACGCTCGGCCGAGATGTATGAACGAGACTTCCGCGACGTATTGACGATAGGCGAAGTGGATGGCCTTCTTACCCGATCCGACATCAATATTCTGCGCATGATCGCGATTGGTGATCCTGCGTCTATTGCGATCTGGAAGCAGGAGAACAACGACCGCTTTGCCGCAGTGGACAAGGCGCTCAACGAACTAACTGCGCATGATGACGGCACTCAGGCCAGCGTAATCGCGAATTTGCAGAGTGCCTACCAGCGCATGCAGGCCGGCATGAAACACCAGGTCGAGCGAATCGAAGCTGGTGACATCAAAGGCGGAGCGGAGGTTAACCGGCTTGAAGTTAAAGAGAATGCCAATCAGGTATTCAGCATTCTGACCGCCATGAAACAGCATGTGCAATCCGCTGCTCAGGCAAAGCTCATTGACGAGCAGACGGCCGCCAGTCACCTTCGGATTTTATCTATTGTGATCGTGGCTCTTGTATCGCTGCTGGCCATGATCGTTGGTATTCGGGTTGTCCGCTCGGTAACGACGGCGCTGCAAACCGCGCTTGATGTCGCAAATCACATCGCGGCAGGAAAGCTCGGCAATGACATCGTCAATGTTTCGCTCGACGAATCCGGACAACTTCTGGATGCGCTCAAGAAAATGGACCGGCAACTCAGCGATACGGTGCGCGGAATCAAGGCAACCACTGAATCGGTCACGGTGGCATCGCGCGAAATCGCCAGCGGCAATACCGATCTCTCCGCTCGCACGGAGCAGCAGGCGAGCTCACTGGAAGAAACCGCGGCCAGCATGACGCAGTTGACCGAAACGGTGAAACAGAACGCCGACAACGCCCGCCAGGCGAATGCCTTGGCCACCCACGCTACGGACATAGCCGATGCGGGTAACGACTCGGTTCAGGCCATGGTCGGGACAATCGGGGAGATCAGCAGCAGTTCCAGCAAGATTTCCGAAATCACCGGCGTGATTGAAGGGATTGCGTTCCAGACGAATATTCTCGCGCTGAACGCTGCTGTGGAAGCAGCGCGTGCTGGCGAGCAGGGTCGAGGCTTTGCCGTCGTAGCCAGCGAGGTTCGCAGTCTGGCTCAGCGTTCGGCCGCCGCAGCCAAGGAAATCAAGGAACTGATCAGCTCTTCCGTGACGACGATCTACGAGGGTGCGCAGCAGGCAACCGAAGTCAGCGCCACCATGGGTCGGGTCAAGCAGGCGATCAAACAGGTTTCCGATATTGTCGGCGAGATCGCCGCGGCGTCCGAAGAACAAAGCCGCGGCATCGAGCAGGTGAATCAGGCCGTCAGCCAGATGGACGAAGTCACGCAACAGAACGCGGCGCTCGTCGAGCAGGCTGCCGCCGCAGCTCAATCGCTGGAAGAGCAGGCGATCAGTTTGAAGGATGCCGTGGCCGTGTTCAAGGTAGCCGATACGGGGCAATTCGCGTCACACGTCGCGACTCCGCAAAGCAAGCCTCGCCTGCCCGCTCCCAAGGCTCCCGCCGTGCGTCGTACGGAGCCACAAAAGCCGAAGGCTGCCGCCCGGGCTCCCGAGGCTGACAGGCACGCTACTGCCGTTGGGGATACCGGGAAGACCGACTGGGAAACATTCTGA
- a CDS encoding aminoacyl--tRNA ligase-related protein, translated as MRETERSGRPLRAFFIFRPIFSLNLNPEHMMKFSQQFFSNSFFEQDNDRLELTDLARKSCLIHQDAAGLYSWMSLGLRAQRRVESIVREEMDRAGFCEMQMSLLQDADLWRQSGRIDVYGDELMRLTNRTGRLFCLGATCEELATNMVKTHYNKTDMSVGLYQFGNKYRDELRTRGGLARAKEFIMKDAYTFNATEEGARKAYEAVREAYIRIFRRLQLDVVIKSSDNGEIGGRSSEEFHVFSELGEDETDGRKSLECAHIFDLGDRYSKAMGLVNAKGEFVKMGCFGVGISRLAMLLLNRQRDERGFWGSESFNTFDVVLTVIDWDRQAHQEAAEAMRRDLQARGLSVLVDDRQAQAGKKLADAELIACRQRVVIGKNAIASGRFEWMNRRTMARATATAGEVADLCARQL; from the coding sequence TTGCGTGAGACTGAACGATCCGGACGCCCCCTGCGGGCGTTTTTTATTTTCAGACCTATTTTTTCGCTGAATTTAAATCCGGAGCACATGATGAAATTCTCACAGCAGTTTTTCTCGAACAGCTTTTTTGAGCAAGACAACGACAGGCTTGAGCTGACCGACCTCGCTCGCAAGTCATGCCTGATCCACCAGGACGCCGCGGGACTTTACTCGTGGATGTCACTGGGATTGAGAGCCCAACGCCGCGTCGAAAGCATTGTGCGCGAGGAGATGGACCGAGCCGGGTTCTGCGAAATGCAGATGAGCCTTCTGCAGGATGCCGACCTGTGGCGGCAAAGCGGGCGGATAGACGTCTACGGCGACGAGCTGATGAGGTTGACCAACCGGACCGGCCGTCTGTTTTGTCTGGGTGCGACGTGCGAGGAACTGGCCACCAACATGGTCAAAACTCACTACAACAAGACAGACATGAGCGTGGGCCTCTATCAGTTTGGCAACAAGTACCGTGACGAGTTACGGACGCGAGGCGGATTGGCGCGGGCCAAAGAATTCATCATGAAAGACGCCTATACATTCAACGCTACGGAGGAAGGCGCACGGAAGGCGTATGAGGCCGTTCGCGAAGCATATATCCGCATCTTCCGCCGCCTGCAGCTGGACGTCGTCATAAAGTCTTCCGACAACGGGGAAATTGGCGGCCGAAGTTCGGAGGAGTTTCACGTCTTCAGTGAGCTGGGCGAGGACGAAACCGACGGACGCAAATCGCTTGAGTGTGCCCACATTTTCGACCTTGGCGACCGCTACTCGAAGGCTATGGGACTAGTCAACGCCAAAGGCGAGTTCGTCAAAATGGGCTGCTTCGGAGTGGGTATCTCGCGTCTGGCAATGCTCCTGCTCAACCGTCAGCGCGACGAGCGAGGATTCTGGGGCAGCGAGTCGTTCAATACTTTCGACGTCGTGCTGACGGTCATCGATTGGGACCGCCAGGCGCACCAGGAGGCAGCCGAGGCAATGCGGCGCGATCTGCAGGCGAGAGGACTGAGCGTGCTCGTGGATGACCGCCAGGCGCAAGCTGGCAAAAAGCTCGCCGACGCTGAGCTGATCGCGTGCCGGCAACGCGTGGTAATCGGCAAAAACGCAATCGCCTCCGGCCGCTTCGAGTGGATGAACCGACGAACGATGGCGCGCGCAACCGCGACGGCGGGAGAAGTCGCGGATCTCTGCGCGAGACAGCTCTAG
- a CDS encoding LysR family transcriptional regulator — protein sequence MDKLLAMTTFVRVVEAQSFSKAAETLSMPRSSVTTVIKNLETHLGTPLLRRSTRTLSLTDAGSRYFASCQAILSDIAKAEIDLSSDAMTPRGRVRAGMPGLIARAIVLPRLPEFEKRFPDIELVLGLSDRPADLIYDGIDCVIRTGELTDSTLVARRLGQLGWLTCASPGYLREHGEPDSVSALGAHRIVNYISNATGRPLDWRFKVDGEDLAITLQSRFSINETEAYLQCGLEGLGLIQISRFAASPYLQTGRLKEVLADVRCTPVPISIVYPLGRNASAAIKAFVDWIVEIATTASFQ from the coding sequence ATGGACAAACTTCTGGCAATGACCACCTTTGTACGCGTCGTCGAGGCACAGAGCTTCAGCAAGGCAGCGGAGACGTTGTCGATGCCTCGATCGTCCGTCACGACAGTCATCAAGAATCTGGAGACTCATCTTGGCACGCCGCTGCTCAGGCGCAGTACCCGAACGCTCAGCCTGACCGATGCGGGCTCGCGTTACTTCGCATCGTGCCAGGCCATTCTGTCCGACATTGCGAAAGCGGAGATCGATCTCTCCTCTGACGCAATGACCCCGCGCGGGCGTGTGCGGGCAGGTATGCCGGGGCTGATCGCCCGGGCGATCGTCTTGCCGAGGCTGCCCGAGTTCGAGAAGCGCTTTCCGGATATCGAGCTGGTGCTAGGGCTCAGCGACCGACCCGCGGACTTGATCTACGACGGCATTGATTGCGTCATCCGCACTGGCGAACTGACGGACTCGACACTGGTAGCGCGTCGGCTTGGGCAACTAGGTTGGCTGACCTGCGCGTCGCCCGGCTATCTCAGGGAGCATGGCGAGCCCGATTCGGTGAGCGCGCTAGGCGCTCACCGCATAGTCAACTACATATCGAATGCGACCGGCCGTCCGCTTGACTGGCGCTTCAAGGTCGACGGTGAAGATCTTGCGATCACGCTGCAAAGCCGTTTTTCCATCAACGAAACGGAAGCCTATTTGCAATGCGGTCTGGAAGGCCTGGGGCTGATCCAGATATCACGATTCGCAGCATCTCCCTACCTGCAAACCGGACGGCTCAAGGAAGTGCTGGCTGACGTGCGATGCACGCCGGTACCGATTTCCATTGTCTATCCACTTGGCCGGAATGCAAGCGCCGCGATCAAGGCATTTGTCGATTGGATCGTCGAGATCGCGACGACAGCTTCGTTTCAATGA
- a CDS encoding aromatic alcohol reductase, with amino-acid sequence MLHDNGILVLGAGELGMAVVRTLVRRTAPAAIPVAVLLRPATIQSTDPVKQKDVEELRSLGVEIVPGDLSDQSGAALAAIFRRFDTVISCTGFVGGPGVQLKLARAALDAGVKRYFPWQFGVDYEVIGRGSAQDLFDEQLDVRDLLRSQVQTEWVIVSTGMFTSFLFEPAFGVVDLARNTVNALGGWDNAVTVTTAEDIGALTTEIVFSEPRIANQVVYIAGDTVTYRQLADTIDRLMGTEVLRSAWSVDELKRKLVQEPGDSLRKYRVVFAEGRGVAWDQQSTFNAQRGIAVSGLEEWMRSNAVIGEAARTT; translated from the coding sequence ATGTTGCACGACAACGGCATTCTCGTTCTAGGCGCTGGCGAGCTCGGCATGGCTGTAGTGCGCACACTGGTGCGCCGAACGGCGCCTGCCGCCATCCCCGTGGCAGTGCTACTCCGTCCGGCGACCATCCAGTCTACGGACCCCGTCAAACAGAAGGACGTGGAAGAGCTACGCTCGTTAGGCGTCGAAATCGTTCCAGGAGATCTTTCGGACCAATCGGGCGCTGCGCTCGCGGCCATTTTCCGACGGTTCGATACCGTCATTTCATGCACCGGGTTTGTCGGCGGTCCGGGTGTACAACTCAAGCTCGCCCGAGCCGCGCTGGATGCCGGAGTCAAACGGTATTTCCCCTGGCAATTCGGCGTCGACTATGAGGTGATCGGTAGAGGAAGCGCGCAGGATCTGTTCGACGAACAACTCGACGTGCGCGATCTTCTCCGCTCGCAAGTGCAGACCGAATGGGTCATTGTCTCGACCGGTATGTTTACGAGTTTCCTGTTCGAACCAGCGTTCGGTGTTGTGGATCTGGCCCGGAACACTGTGAACGCATTGGGCGGTTGGGACAACGCGGTGACGGTGACGACGGCGGAGGACATCGGCGCGCTGACCACGGAGATTGTGTTCTCGGAGCCGAGAATTGCCAACCAGGTGGTGTACATCGCGGGCGACACAGTGACTTACCGGCAACTGGCGGACACGATCGACAGACTGATGGGCACGGAAGTCCTTCGCAGTGCCTGGAGCGTGGATGAACTGAAGCGGAAACTGGTCCAGGAACCTGGTGATTCTCTGCGGAAGTATCGTGTTGTTTTTGCGGAAGGGCGCGGTGTAGCGTGGGATCAGCAAAGCACGTTCAACGCGCAACGGGGTATCGCGGTCAGCGGGCTCGAGGAGTGGATGCGAAGCAACGCCGTGATAGGCGAAGCTGCAAGGACTACCTGA
- a CDS encoding cupin domain-containing protein — MIEPIDIGALAGDTLQGYSNRVLTSVNDHDVHLSVMDDPYFWHLHPDSDETFLVIEGVLTIDFDDGSVDLQSGQLLTVPAGMRHRTRPHGARSVNLTVEKANTTMIRCEAPSGWPRSS, encoded by the coding sequence ATGATCGAGCCGATCGACATTGGTGCGCTCGCGGGTGACACACTTCAGGGCTACTCAAATCGGGTTCTGACCAGCGTGAACGACCACGATGTTCATTTGAGCGTCATGGACGACCCATATTTCTGGCACCTGCATCCCGACTCTGACGAAACATTCCTCGTCATTGAGGGTGTGCTCACCATTGATTTCGACGATGGATCGGTCGACCTCCAATCCGGCCAGCTGCTCACTGTGCCGGCGGGTATGCGTCATCGGACGCGACCCCACGGCGCACGCTCGGTTAACCTGACGGTTGAAAAGGCCAACACGACGATGATCAGGTGCGAAGCACCATCGGGTTGGCCGCGATCGTCTTGA
- a CDS encoding isocitrate/isopropylmalate dehydrogenase family protein, giving the protein MKIGILEGDDIGHEVVPETVKVMRAAAEATGLEIDWHPIPIGRKAYDTLGHTLPPGTLEKLESLDGWVLGPIGHMAYPKVPEAVNPHPILRKHFDLFANIRPSLSYAGIESLHQNVDLVIVRENNEGFQPDRNVVAGCGEFRPTHDVTISVRVITRAGSSKVLHEAFKLARSRRKQVTVVHKDTVFKLGCGMFVEEAKRIAAEYPDVVMNEAIVDTFAMRLVMTPQKYDVIVTTNMFGDILSDEAAGLVGGLGLAPGLSAGPRHAMAQATHGSAPDIAGRGIANPYAMVMSGQMLLDWLGRKHDVAKAREAAVLIEKAVGTVMREKRSLTADLGGTSKTHEMGDAIVRAIGQN; this is encoded by the coding sequence ATGAAAATAGGTATTCTGGAAGGCGACGATATTGGTCACGAGGTCGTGCCCGAGACGGTGAAAGTGATGCGAGCGGCCGCTGAGGCGACCGGTCTTGAGATCGACTGGCATCCCATTCCGATTGGCCGCAAGGCGTATGACACGCTCGGCCATACGTTGCCTCCCGGCACTCTGGAAAAACTGGAATCGCTCGACGGGTGGGTGCTCGGACCCATCGGACATATGGCTTATCCGAAAGTGCCTGAGGCAGTCAATCCGCATCCGATCTTGCGCAAGCACTTCGATCTGTTTGCGAATATCCGCCCTTCGCTTTCGTATGCCGGCATTGAGTCGCTGCATCAGAACGTCGATCTTGTCATCGTGCGGGAGAACAATGAGGGGTTTCAGCCAGACCGCAACGTTGTCGCCGGGTGCGGGGAATTTCGGCCTACTCATGATGTGACCATTTCGGTGCGCGTGATCACCCGCGCCGGGTCGTCGAAGGTGTTGCACGAGGCGTTCAAGCTGGCACGATCGAGACGCAAACAGGTCACCGTGGTTCATAAGGATACGGTTTTCAAGCTCGGCTGCGGCATGTTTGTTGAGGAGGCCAAGCGTATCGCGGCTGAGTATCCGGATGTGGTCATGAACGAAGCGATTGTCGATACGTTCGCGATGCGTCTCGTGATGACGCCGCAGAAATACGATGTAATCGTCACCACCAATATGTTTGGCGACATTCTTAGCGATGAGGCAGCGGGACTTGTTGGAGGTCTCGGTTTGGCGCCGGGGCTTTCAGCTGGGCCGCGGCATGCGATGGCTCAGGCCACGCATGGGTCGGCCCCCGACATTGCTGGTCGCGGCATTGCAAATCCGTACGCGATGGTTATGTCCGGGCAGATGCTGCTTGATTGGCTCGGGCGCAAGCATGACGTCGCCAAAGCACGCGAAGCCGCTGTGCTGATCGAGAAAGCGGTGGGCACCGTTATGCGTGAGAAGCGTTCGCTTACGGCTGATCTGGGTGGGACCAGTAAGACTCATGAGATGGGTGACGCTATTGTGCGGGCCATTGGGCAAAACTAA
- a CDS encoding MFS transporter translates to MELSLPSALRSNYAIMARIDRLPRSRHLMKIVARIAAGGWFEFFELFMPGFISLGLVRSGIYTIANKGLLDVHSFASFLASFFIGMFLSTAAFGAVSDRFGRRAVFVYSMMVYSASQFAVAVLSDPLLIDLARFIAGFAVGMQLVNNDCYVTELTPRASRGRYMTTSYIFVLSAIPVAALLAAILVPLDPFGIAGWRIVVMIGSASGMIVFLLQRGLPESPRWLEVHGRVEEADRVVRGIEQAVESERGEPLSAPDLSVPDPIIEKGRCREIFSRFYLPRTIIVSLFQFSQTIAVFGFTAFVPVLLMHHGFSIVHSLNYSLAIVLMAPVGAAVGSYFSERIERKWQLVLCACLIGVAGTLFATGHNVPLIVCTGGLIALGNNWMIAIFHPYAAELFPTRIRARAIGFTFCWSRVSSVFVGYWVGDLMASYGQRGVFLMIGLAMAAIIVGIGGFGPPTNGRSLEELSP, encoded by the coding sequence ATGGAACTCAGCTTGCCGTCAGCGCTGCGAAGTAACTACGCGATCATGGCGAGAATCGACCGGTTGCCGAGGTCGCGTCATCTGATGAAGATCGTCGCGCGAATTGCTGCGGGCGGCTGGTTCGAATTCTTCGAACTGTTTATGCCGGGCTTTATTTCGTTGGGTCTGGTGCGCTCCGGCATCTATACGATCGCCAACAAGGGCTTGCTGGATGTTCATAGCTTTGCCAGCTTTCTCGCTTCGTTCTTTATCGGCATGTTTCTTAGTACTGCTGCTTTCGGCGCGGTGTCCGACCGTTTTGGACGGCGCGCGGTGTTCGTGTATTCGATGATGGTCTACTCGGCTTCGCAGTTTGCGGTGGCCGTCCTCAGCGATCCGTTGCTGATCGATCTGGCGCGCTTCATAGCCGGCTTTGCCGTCGGCATGCAACTCGTGAACAACGATTGTTACGTCACGGAGCTGACTCCCCGGGCGAGCCGCGGCCGCTACATGACGACTTCGTACATCTTCGTGCTGTCGGCCATTCCAGTGGCGGCCTTGCTTGCTGCGATCCTCGTGCCGCTCGATCCGTTCGGAATCGCTGGCTGGCGGATCGTCGTGATGATCGGCTCGGCTAGCGGCATGATTGTTTTCCTGCTGCAACGCGGTTTGCCCGAATCGCCGCGCTGGCTCGAAGTCCACGGCCGGGTGGAGGAAGCGGACCGTGTGGTACGCGGGATCGAACAGGCTGTGGAAAGCGAGCGTGGCGAGCCTTTATCCGCGCCTGACCTGAGCGTGCCGGATCCGATTATCGAAAAAGGGCGATGCAGAGAAATCTTCAGCCGCTTCTATCTGCCGCGCACGATCATCGTGTCGCTGTTCCAGTTCTCGCAGACCATTGCGGTGTTCGGCTTTACCGCATTCGTGCCGGTTCTGCTCATGCATCACGGATTTTCGATCGTCCACTCGCTCAACTATTCGCTCGCGATCGTGCTGATGGCGCCGGTTGGCGCTGCCGTAGGCAGCTATTTTTCCGAACGTATCGAGCGCAAGTGGCAGCTCGTTTTATGCGCCTGTCTGATCGGCGTGGCGGGAACGTTGTTTGCCACGGGCCACAACGTGCCGCTGATTGTCTGCACGGGTGGACTGATCGCGCTGGGCAACAACTGGATGATTGCCATCTTTCACCCCTATGCGGCGGAACTCTTCCCTACGCGCATTCGTGCCCGCGCCATTGGTTTCACCTTTTGCTGGAGCCGCGTCAGTTCGGTTTTCGTCGGCTACTGGGTGGGCGATCTGATGGCCAGTTATGGTCAACGTGGCGTGTTCCTCATGATTGGCCTTGCGATGGCAGCGATCATCGTTGGTATCGGCGGGTTCGGTCCACCGACTAACGGCCGCAGCCTTGAAGAGCTTTCGCCATGA